A single window of Acidimicrobiales bacterium DNA harbors:
- a CDS encoding cysteine desulfurase family protein gives MPAYLDHAATTPLRPEAAEAMRPFLDGRFGNPSGSHAVARAAKAAIEEARDVVADCLGCRPHEVVFTGGGTEADNLAVLGAAGAGEVACSAVEHHAVLHAVQSLGGRIAPVGADGIVQLDGVLDESVSLLSVMLANNETGTVQPLDELRIGAALLHTDAVHAFPWIDVRGTAADLVSVSAHKFGGPQGVGALVVRDHVKLQPTTHGGGQERDLRSGTHNVVGIVGMVAAMQATVEQRAATNDRVGRLRDRLADGLLAAVPGAVETGDRARKTPGNCHIRFEGVESEALLVLLDDAGVYASAGSACASGAIEPSHVLTAMGLSRDEALSAVRFSLGWNTTDADVDLALAAVPEAVGRLR, from the coding sequence ATGCCTGCCTACCTCGATCACGCGGCGACGACGCCGTTGCGGCCGGAAGCCGCCGAGGCGATGCGTCCGTTCCTCGACGGCCGCTTCGGGAACCCGTCGGGGTCGCACGCCGTCGCCCGAGCGGCCAAGGCCGCCATCGAGGAGGCCCGCGACGTGGTGGCCGACTGCCTGGGTTGCCGTCCCCACGAGGTCGTCTTCACCGGTGGCGGCACCGAAGCCGACAACCTGGCCGTCCTCGGCGCGGCGGGTGCGGGCGAGGTCGCGTGCAGCGCCGTCGAGCACCACGCCGTCCTCCACGCCGTGCAGTCGCTCGGCGGCCGCATCGCCCCGGTCGGCGCCGATGGGATCGTGCAACTCGACGGCGTGCTCGACGAGAGCGTGAGCCTGCTCAGCGTCATGCTCGCCAACAACGAGACGGGGACGGTCCAGCCCCTCGACGAGCTGCGCATCGGCGCCGCTCTGCTCCACACCGACGCCGTCCACGCCTTCCCGTGGATCGACGTGCGTGGCACAGCGGCCGACCTTGTCTCCGTGAGCGCCCACAAGTTCGGCGGGCCGCAAGGTGTCGGCGCTCTCGTGGTGCGCGACCACGTGAAGCTGCAGCCGACCACCCACGGCGGGGGACAGGAGCGCGACCTGCGCAGCGGCACCCACAACGTCGTAGGCATCGTCGGCATGGTCGCCGCCATGCAGGCCACCGTCGAGCAGCGAGCGGCAACCAACGACCGGGTCGGCCGCCTGCGCGACCGGTTGGCCGACGGCTTGCTCGCCGCCGTCCCCGGCGCCGTCGAGACCGGCGACCGCGCCCGCAAGACGCCGGGCAACTGCCACATCCGCTTCGAGGGCGTGGAGAGCGAGGCGCTGCTCGTCCTCCTCGACGACGCCGGCGTCTACGCCAGCGCGGGCTCGGCGTGTGCCAGCGGCGCCATCGAGCCGTCGCACGTGCTCACCGCCATGGGCCTCAGCCGCGACGAGGCGCTCAGCGCCGTGCGCTTCTCTCTCGGGTGGAACACCACCGACGCCGATGTCGACCTGGCGCTGGCCGCCGTCCCTGAAGCCGTCGGACGGCTGCGATGA
- the mnmA gene encoding tRNA 2-thiouridine(34) synthase MnmA, producing the protein MKVLMAMSGGVDSSVAAALLAQQGHEVVGATMKLWGGASDSGCCSVADVEDARRVAQQLGITHHVFNFTDDFDAHVVDPYVEAHAAGRTPNPCIECNRHLKFDRFLRRATQLGFDAVATGHHARVVDRPDGSRRIARGADAKKDQSYVLYMLGQDQLARTLLPLGAMTKADVRRIADELHLRTAAKPDSQDVCFITSTGGRQAFLGTRIPLRPGRLVDKDSGQEVGSVDAVELVTVGQRRGMATGGSPSRRYAVDVDLATATVTVGPLSDVMTERLDLTGAVWADGPPSPGTDVHVQASAHGRPTRATWDGAGLRLHEAQRRVAPGQSVVLYDGDEVLGGGIAA; encoded by the coding sequence ATGAAGGTGCTCATGGCCATGTCGGGCGGGGTCGACTCGTCGGTGGCCGCCGCGCTGTTGGCCCAGCAGGGCCACGAGGTGGTCGGTGCGACCATGAAGCTCTGGGGCGGGGCGTCCGACTCGGGTTGCTGTTCGGTGGCCGACGTGGAAGACGCCCGACGGGTGGCCCAGCAGCTCGGCATCACCCACCACGTCTTCAACTTCACCGACGACTTCGACGCCCATGTGGTCGACCCGTACGTCGAAGCGCACGCAGCGGGCCGCACGCCGAACCCGTGCATCGAGTGCAACCGGCACCTGAAGTTCGACCGCTTCCTGCGGCGGGCCACGCAACTCGGCTTCGACGCAGTGGCCACCGGGCACCACGCCCGAGTGGTCGACCGGCCCGACGGGAGCCGGCGCATCGCCCGCGGCGCCGATGCCAAGAAGGACCAGTCGTACGTCCTCTACATGCTCGGTCAGGACCAGTTGGCGCGCACCCTGCTGCCGCTCGGCGCGATGACCAAGGCCGACGTACGGCGCATCGCCGACGAGCTCCACCTGCGCACGGCGGCCAAGCCCGACAGCCAGGACGTGTGCTTCATCACCTCGACCGGCGGCCGCCAGGCGTTCCTCGGCACCCGGATCCCACTGCGCCCCGGCCGCCTCGTCGACAAGGACAGCGGCCAAGAGGTCGGCAGCGTCGACGCGGTGGAGCTGGTGACCGTAGGGCAGCGCCGCGGCATGGCGACCGGTGGCAGCCCCAGTCGGCGCTACGCCGTCGACGTCGACCTGGCCACGGCGACGGTCACTGTCGGCCCGCTTTCCGACGTCATGACGGAGCGGCTCGACCTCACCGGCGCTGTGTGGGCCGACGGCCCGCCCTCGCCGGGCACCGACGTGCACGTGCAGGCCAGCGCCCACGGACGGCCCACCCGAGCGACCTGGGACGGCGCCGGGTTGCGGCTCCACGAGGCGCAGCGCCGGGTGGCGCCGGGGCAGAGCGTCGTGCTCTATGACGGCGACGAAGTGCTCGGCGGAGGGATCGCCGCGTGA
- the ligA gene encoding NAD-dependent DNA ligase LigA — protein sequence MSTQNPAERADELRRLIEYHNVRYHQLDEPEISDAEYDALVRELKLIEETNPDLATPDSPTQQVGAAPSTLFAPVEHRVRMMSLDNAMSFEELLAWGKRMERFISGDVDYACELKIDGVAISLLYEDGHYVRAATRGSGAVGEDVTENIATIEAIPETLTLDDPPAVLEVRGEVYMPVPAFEALNRKQAEAGQRLFANPRNSAAGSLRQKDAKVTASRELSFWTYQIGELVGGPSFTRHWDTLQWLQEAGFPINPEVSVLPTLEKVHDFCRRWQEHRHDLDYEIDGVVVKVDDLAQRGELGSTSKAPRWAIAFKFPPEERTTELLGIDVSIGRTGQATPFARMEPVFVGGSTVGVATLHNEDQVRLKDVRPGDTVIVRKAGDVIPEVVGPVLSVRPEGTEPWSFPKDCPVCGTELVRQEGASATFCMNVECPAQRRGRIEHFASRGAMDIEGLGERTVGLFVDEGLLRDPGDIYSLDFDRVRQMEGFGEISVRKLHDAIEASKSRPLGNLLVGLSIPHLGYTSSFVLARALGHLDRIIVATADDVAQVEGIGPTIASSVCGFFANEQNQAVIEKLRAAGVNFEGPAAPSEPQTLTGKTIVVTGTLAGYTREGAEEAVLRRGGKSPGSVSKKTTAVVVGEGPGAAKLAKAQELGVPILDEAAFTKLLETGELP from the coding sequence GTGTCGACGCAGAACCCGGCGGAACGGGCCGACGAACTTCGTCGGCTGATCGAGTACCACAACGTCCGCTACCACCAGTTGGACGAGCCCGAGATCAGCGACGCCGAGTACGACGCGCTCGTCCGCGAGCTGAAGCTGATCGAGGAGACCAACCCCGACCTGGCCACCCCCGATTCGCCGACGCAACAGGTCGGCGCTGCACCATCCACGCTGTTCGCACCGGTCGAGCACCGCGTGCGCATGATGTCGCTCGACAACGCCATGTCGTTCGAGGAGCTGCTGGCGTGGGGCAAGCGCATGGAGCGGTTCATCTCCGGCGACGTCGACTACGCGTGCGAGCTCAAGATCGACGGCGTCGCCATCTCCTTGCTCTACGAGGACGGCCATTACGTGCGGGCCGCCACCCGCGGCAGCGGCGCGGTGGGGGAGGACGTCACCGAGAACATCGCCACCATCGAGGCGATCCCCGAGACCCTCACGCTCGACGACCCGCCCGCAGTGCTGGAGGTGCGGGGCGAGGTCTACATGCCGGTGCCCGCCTTCGAGGCGTTGAACCGCAAGCAGGCCGAAGCGGGCCAGCGGCTGTTCGCCAACCCTCGCAACTCGGCGGCCGGGTCGTTGCGCCAGAAGGACGCCAAGGTCACCGCCAGCCGCGAACTGAGCTTTTGGACCTACCAGATCGGCGAGCTCGTCGGCGGCCCGTCGTTCACCCGCCACTGGGACACCTTGCAATGGCTGCAAGAGGCGGGCTTCCCCATCAACCCGGAAGTGAGCGTCCTCCCTACCCTCGAAAAGGTGCACGACTTCTGCCGCCGGTGGCAGGAGCACCGCCACGACCTCGACTACGAGATCGACGGCGTGGTGGTGAAGGTCGACGACCTGGCCCAGCGGGGCGAGTTGGGCTCGACCTCGAAAGCGCCGCGGTGGGCCATCGCCTTCAAGTTCCCGCCCGAGGAGCGAACGACCGAGCTGCTCGGCATCGACGTGTCGATCGGGCGCACCGGCCAGGCCACGCCCTTCGCCCGCATGGAGCCGGTGTTCGTCGGCGGCTCCACCGTCGGCGTAGCCACCTTGCACAACGAGGACCAGGTGCGGCTCAAGGACGTCCGCCCCGGCGACACGGTCATCGTGCGCAAGGCGGGCGACGTGATCCCCGAAGTGGTGGGGCCGGTGTTGAGCGTGCGGCCCGAGGGAACCGAGCCGTGGTCGTTCCCGAAGGACTGTCCGGTGTGTGGCACCGAGCTGGTGCGCCAAGAAGGGGCGAGCGCCACCTTCTGCATGAACGTGGAGTGCCCGGCGCAACGACGCGGCCGCATCGAGCACTTCGCCTCGCGCGGCGCCATGGACATCGAGGGCCTGGGCGAGCGCACCGTCGGCCTGTTCGTCGACGAGGGGCTGCTGCGCGACCCCGGCGACATCTACTCGCTCGACTTCGACCGCGTCCGCCAGATGGAGGGCTTCGGCGAGATCAGCGTGCGCAAGCTGCACGACGCCATCGAGGCCTCGAAGTCACGCCCGCTCGGCAACCTGCTCGTCGGGTTGTCGATCCCGCACCTCGGCTACACGTCGTCGTTCGTGTTGGCCCGCGCCCTCGGCCACCTCGACCGCATCATCGTCGCCACCGCCGACGACGTCGCACAAGTGGAAGGCATCGGTCCCACCATCGCCTCGAGCGTGTGCGGGTTCTTCGCCAACGAACAGAACCAGGCGGTCATCGAGAAGCTGCGTGCCGCGGGCGTGAACTTCGAAGGCCCGGCGGCGCCGTCGGAACCGCAGACGCTGACGGGCAAGACGATCGTGGTCACCGGCACCCTGGCGGGATACACCAGGGAAGGCGCCGAGGAGGCCGTCCTGCGGCGCGGGGGCAAGTCGCCCGGCAGCGTCTCCAAGAAGACGACGGCGGTGGTGGTGGGCGAAGGGCCGGGCGCCGCCAAGCTGGCCAAGGCACAGGAGCTCGGGGTGCCGATCCTCGACGAGGCCGCCTTCACCAAGTTGCTGGAGACCGGCGAACTTCCCTGA
- a CDS encoding antitoxin Xre/MbcA/ParS toxin-binding domain-containing protein encodes MAKAARKLNEQQPRLRVLKIDDDATALFDVPGEVERVVAALGSNTVAELLGVSRSQPSRWRTGAEGISPANRARLADLDYVLNRLLQVLWPQQAGAWLTAPNPHLGGRPVDVLAVRGAAPVVAAIDALTQGAYA; translated from the coding sequence ATGGCAAAGGCGGCGCGGAAGCTCAACGAGCAGCAGCCCCGGCTACGGGTGTTGAAAATCGACGACGACGCCACCGCCCTCTTCGACGTGCCCGGCGAGGTCGAGCGGGTCGTGGCCGCCCTCGGGTCCAACACGGTGGCCGAGTTGCTCGGCGTCTCGCGCTCGCAACCCTCGCGCTGGCGCACCGGCGCCGAGGGCATCTCGCCCGCCAACCGGGCCCGGCTGGCCGACCTCGACTACGTGCTCAACCGCCTGCTCCAGGTGCTGTGGCCGCAGCAGGCAGGCGCCTGGCTCACCGCACCCAACCCCCACCTCGGCGGTCGCCCGGTCGACGTGCTCGCCGTGCGGGGGGCGGCACCAGTGGTGGCCGCCATCGACGCACTGACGCAGGGGGCGTACGCCTGA
- a CDS encoding RES domain-containing protein, which produces MPRGAAGRVDNPEQYDVLYLSDGPGGACAETFAYLSVWNDLLLLGSPLLPDSVAAIATYALDAAVCDLDDAARLVALGLRPSSVVTRERPVTQAWALRLFAEGRWAGVRWWSYHDPRWGSHGIWDIGALRLEGVEPVTLDHPGVGEAAEVLARPVHGRKGGGR; this is translated from the coding sequence GTGCCTCGCGGCGCCGCAGGCCGGGTCGACAACCCCGAGCAGTACGACGTGCTCTACCTGTCCGACGGCCCGGGCGGCGCGTGCGCCGAGACGTTCGCCTACCTCTCGGTGTGGAACGACCTGTTGCTGCTCGGCTCGCCGCTCCTGCCCGACAGCGTGGCCGCCATCGCCACCTACGCCCTCGACGCCGCCGTGTGCGACCTCGACGACGCCGCCCGCCTGGTGGCGCTCGGCCTGCGCCCCTCCTCCGTGGTGACCCGGGAGCGGCCCGTCACCCAGGCGTGGGCGCTGCGGCTGTTCGCCGAGGGGCGGTGGGCGGGCGTGCGCTGGTGGTCGTACCACGACCCCCGATGGGGGAGCCACGGCATCTGGGACATCGGCGCGCTCCGGCTGGAGGGCGTCGAGCCCGTGACCCTCGACCACCCCGGCGTGGGCGAGGCGGCCGAGGTGCTGGCCCGCCCGGTCCACGGCCGCAAGGGCGGCGGACGGTAG
- a CDS encoding PASTA domain-containing protein, whose translation MATSRIVDHVGRVLGDRYRLVAPVGTGASAHVFLADDVSLRRRVAVKVLHAALADDESFLRRFRAEAQAAAALNHPHIMRVFDWGEADDGPYVVLEHLAGGSLRDLLDRGVLLSPEQAVHVGLQAARGLEYAHRRGLVHRDIKPANLLFDDEGRLCIADFGLARALAEAAWTEPGGAVLGTARYASPEQAQGSSVDGKADVYSLALVLVELVTGRVPFAADTTIATLMARVGATLDPPAELGPLGPVVQQAAAPETAERLDAAGLVTALERVAAELPAPELIPVAVAGDELTVPVAVPKDLTEHGTTRARLYDHEADAAPALSPEAVRRRRRWPWVALLTVVALLVAAGAAFAVIEATKPTHAVPSLRGKTVEAARAEVADEKFKVRVARQEFHETAPAGEILDQDPSSGKLKEGDTIKVVVSQGPSPRQVPELAGLDEAGATARLTAEGFAPKVARRYDETAAKGAVLDWQPRGMQAKGTEILVTVSDGPTPKPLAELTGKAYDEAAKALTDAGLVPVRKDVFSDEVETGKVVSTTPPGGTPVTKGSRITVNVSKGPETVAVPNVIGQTIDQARAALEAAGLQVAGVFGPPKATRVFQSDPGPGVKVKKGTAVALYVR comes from the coding sequence GTGGCCACGTCGCGCATCGTCGACCACGTGGGACGCGTCCTCGGCGACCGCTACCGACTCGTCGCCCCCGTCGGCACAGGAGCATCGGCGCACGTCTTCCTGGCGGACGACGTGTCGTTGCGCCGTCGCGTCGCCGTCAAGGTGCTGCACGCCGCGCTGGCCGACGACGAGTCCTTCCTGCGCCGCTTCCGGGCCGAGGCCCAGGCGGCGGCGGCCCTCAACCACCCGCACATCATGCGGGTGTTCGACTGGGGCGAGGCCGACGACGGGCCGTACGTCGTGCTCGAGCACCTGGCGGGCGGCAGCCTGCGCGACCTGCTCGACCGCGGCGTGCTGCTGAGCCCGGAGCAAGCGGTGCACGTCGGCCTCCAGGCGGCGCGGGGGCTGGAGTACGCGCACCGCCGCGGCCTTGTACACCGCGACATCAAGCCCGCCAACCTCCTGTTCGACGACGAAGGCAGGCTGTGCATCGCCGACTTCGGCCTGGCCCGGGCGCTGGCGGAAGCGGCATGGACCGAGCCTGGCGGCGCCGTGCTCGGCACCGCCAGGTACGCCTCGCCCGAGCAGGCCCAGGGCTCCTCGGTCGACGGCAAGGCCGACGTCTATTCGCTCGCCCTCGTGCTGGTCGAACTGGTCACCGGGCGGGTTCCCTTCGCCGCCGACACCACCATCGCCACCCTCATGGCCCGGGTGGGCGCCACCCTCGACCCGCCTGCGGAACTGGGGCCGCTCGGTCCCGTCGTGCAGCAGGCGGCCGCACCGGAGACAGCCGAGCGCCTCGACGCCGCCGGGTTGGTGACAGCCCTCGAACGGGTGGCCGCCGAGCTCCCCGCACCCGAGCTGATCCCCGTGGCCGTGGCAGGCGACGAGTTGACCGTGCCCGTCGCCGTGCCCAAGGACCTCACCGAGCACGGCACCACCCGCGCCCGTCTCTACGACCACGAAGCCGACGCCGCCCCGGCGCTGTCGCCCGAGGCCGTCCGTCGCCGTCGCCGGTGGCCGTGGGTCGCCCTGCTCACGGTTGTCGCCCTGCTGGTCGCTGCGGGCGCCGCCTTTGCCGTCATCGAAGCAACCAAGCCCACCCACGCCGTGCCGTCGCTCCGGGGCAAGACCGTCGAGGCGGCGCGCGCCGAGGTGGCCGACGAGAAGTTCAAGGTGCGAGTCGCCCGCCAGGAGTTCCACGAGACGGCACCGGCAGGCGAGATCCTCGACCAGGACCCGTCCTCGGGGAAGCTCAAGGAAGGCGACACCATCAAGGTGGTGGTCTCGCAGGGCCCGTCGCCGCGGCAGGTGCCCGAACTGGCGGGCCTCGACGAAGCGGGCGCTACCGCGCGACTCACCGCCGAAGGCTTCGCCCCCAAGGTGGCCCGTCGTTACGACGAGACGGCGGCCAAGGGCGCCGTGCTCGACTGGCAGCCGCGGGGCATGCAGGCCAAGGGCACCGAGATCCTGGTGACGGTGTCGGATGGCCCGACGCCCAAGCCGCTGGCGGAGCTGACAGGCAAGGCCTACGACGAGGCAGCCAAGGCGCTCACCGACGCCGGCCTGGTGCCCGTGCGCAAGGACGTCTTCTCCGACGAGGTCGAGACGGGCAAGGTGGTGTCGACCACGCCGCCGGGCGGCACGCCCGTCACCAAGGGCAGCCGCATCACCGTCAACGTGTCGAAGGGCCCCGAGACCGTCGCCGTGCCCAACGTCATCGGCCAGACCATCGACCAGGCTCGCGCCGCCTTGGAAGCTGCAGGCCTGCAGGTGGCCGGGGTGTTCGGGCCGCCCAAGGCCACACGGGTGTTCCAGAGCGACCCCGGTCCCGGCGTGAAGGTGAAGAAGGGCACGGCCGTCGCCCTGTACGTGCGCTGA
- a CDS encoding SDR family oxidoreductase — protein MATSNGNAGALDGRVAIITGAGRGLGREYALLFAAEGARVVVNDLGGAIDGSGDDRTPAQQVVDEIEAAGGQAVANADNVADWDGAERLIEAAVEAFGDLHVLVNNAGILRDRTLVNMSEAEWDDVIEVHLKGHFAPTRHAATYWRAQCKAGNDVRASVINTSSTSGLVGNPGQSNYGAAKAGIAAFTQITAQELARYGVRCNAIAPAARTRLTEATPGLSDVVRPPDDPDHFDVWDPANIAPLVAWLAKEDCPATGRVFFAQGGKVQLFQPWTLADTVERNHRWTVAELDGELTRLLGSRH, from the coding sequence ATGGCTACGAGCAATGGGAACGCGGGCGCCCTCGACGGGCGCGTTGCCATCATCACCGGCGCCGGTCGCGGCCTGGGGCGGGAGTACGCACTGCTCTTCGCCGCCGAGGGAGCGCGTGTGGTGGTCAACGACCTCGGTGGCGCCATCGACGGCTCCGGCGACGACCGCACGCCGGCCCAGCAGGTGGTCGACGAGATCGAGGCGGCGGGTGGCCAGGCCGTGGCCAACGCCGACAACGTGGCCGATTGGGACGGCGCCGAGCGCCTGATCGAGGCCGCCGTCGAGGCCTTCGGCGACCTCCACGTCCTCGTCAACAACGCAGGCATCCTGCGCGACCGCACGCTCGTCAACATGAGCGAAGCCGAGTGGGACGACGTCATCGAGGTACACCTCAAGGGCCACTTCGCCCCGACCCGTCACGCCGCCACCTACTGGCGTGCCCAATGCAAGGCGGGCAACGACGTGCGGGCGTCGGTGATCAACACCTCGTCGACGTCGGGGCTCGTGGGCAACCCGGGCCAGTCCAACTACGGCGCCGCCAAGGCGGGCATCGCCGCCTTCACCCAGATCACAGCGCAGGAGTTGGCCCGCTACGGCGTGCGGTGCAACGCCATCGCACCGGCCGCTCGCACCCGCCTCACCGAGGCCACGCCCGGCCTGAGCGACGTGGTGCGACCCCCCGACGACCCCGACCACTTCGACGTGTGGGACCCTGCCAACATCGCCCCCTTGGTGGCGTGGCTGGCCAAAGAGGACTGCCCGGCCACAGGGCGCGTCTTCTTCGCCCAGGGGGGCAAGGTGCAGCTCTTCCAGCCCTGGACGCTGGCCGACACCGTGGAGCGCAACCACCGCTGGACGGTGGCCGAGCTCGACGGCGAGCTCACCCGCCTGCTCGGTAGCAGGCACTAG
- a CDS encoding MFS transporter has translation MAPDRDDALNIGPVGGEEIVVVPWPLLLRRRVARRIRSGDRFRWWVLWSVLAGLFSVYAVFTLMAVALPRIAGEFDTTTSTMTWVVTGPLLVFGVAAPLLGKSGDVFGHRRLYLIGMAVAFVCAGLTAVAPSAATLIAVRMVAALGSGAVGSASMALIFTVFEPHDRVKAMGFWSLVGAGAPVIGVAAGGPLVEAVGWRWVFAAQAPLVALAALLCLAVLPETTRSASRALDWRGVLTLSVAVTSLLLALNRGPALGWTSPFVLGGFALAPLAAAAFVYVERRAVDPLVPLQYFRRRNFVFPAGALAFSQFAYMGGFILSPLLLGGPMFGYGESRIGFIVLSRPLSFSIIAPIAGYVAVRVGERSAAVVGTAAIAVSMAVFAVVGPGDVGIVVAALLLSGLGNGIASPSLASSVANTVSDEHLGVAGAAQQLLVQVGVVAGIQVMQTVQASREAAVGVEQSFGDAYVVGGVAALLAVACAVFVRSAVRDEGAPAGALETAPACGESLRR, from the coding sequence ATGGCGCCCGACCGCGACGACGCCTTGAACATCGGCCCCGTCGGGGGCGAGGAGATCGTCGTCGTCCCCTGGCCGCTGCTGCTGCGGCGGCGAGTGGCTCGGCGCATCCGCAGCGGCGACCGCTTCCGGTGGTGGGTGCTGTGGTCGGTGTTGGCCGGGCTGTTCTCGGTCTATGCCGTGTTCACCCTCATGGCCGTCGCCCTGCCTCGCATCGCAGGCGAGTTCGACACCACCACCAGCACCATGACGTGGGTGGTGACGGGGCCGCTGTTGGTCTTCGGCGTGGCTGCCCCGTTGTTGGGCAAGTCGGGCGACGTGTTCGGGCACCGCCGCCTTTACCTGATCGGCATGGCCGTGGCCTTCGTGTGCGCGGGGCTCACGGCAGTGGCACCCTCGGCCGCCACGTTGATCGCCGTCCGCATGGTGGCTGCCTTGGGCAGTGGTGCCGTGGGCTCCGCCTCGATGGCATTGATCTTCACCGTGTTCGAGCCGCACGACCGGGTGAAGGCCATGGGCTTCTGGTCGCTGGTCGGCGCGGGCGCCCCGGTCATCGGGGTGGCCGCGGGCGGCCCCCTCGTGGAAGCGGTGGGGTGGCGGTGGGTGTTCGCCGCCCAAGCGCCGCTGGTGGCGCTGGCCGCTTTGTTGTGCCTGGCCGTGTTGCCCGAGACCACTCGCTCGGCGTCGCGGGCGCTCGACTGGCGCGGGGTGCTCACGCTGTCGGTTGCGGTGACGAGCCTGCTGCTCGCCCTCAACCGGGGGCCGGCGCTGGGGTGGACGAGCCCGTTCGTGCTCGGCGGCTTCGCCTTGGCGCCGCTGGCCGCCGCCGCCTTCGTCTACGTCGAGCGCCGTGCCGTCGACCCGTTGGTGCCGTTGCAGTACTTCCGGCGCCGCAACTTCGTGTTCCCGGCGGGGGCTCTGGCGTTCTCGCAGTTCGCCTACATGGGCGGGTTCATCCTGTCGCCGCTGCTGCTGGGCGGGCCGATGTTCGGCTACGGCGAGTCGCGCATCGGCTTCATCGTGTTGTCGCGGCCGTTGTCGTTCTCGATCATCGCTCCCATCGCCGGCTACGTCGCCGTGCGCGTGGGGGAGCGCTCGGCTGCGGTGGTCGGGACGGCGGCGATCGCCGTGTCGATGGCCGTGTTCGCCGTGGTCGGCCCGGGCGACGTGGGGATCGTGGTGGCCGCCTTGTTGTTGTCGGGCTTGGGCAACGGCATCGCCTCGCCGTCGCTGGCCTCCAGCGTGGCCAACACCGTCAGCGACGAGCACCTCGGGGTGGCGGGCGCCGCCCAACAGCTGCTCGTCCAGGTCGGCGTGGTGGCCGGCATCCAGGTCATGCAGACGGTGCAGGCCTCGCGTGAGGCGGCTGTGGGGGTCGAGCAGTCGTTCGGCGACGCCTACGTGGTGGGTGGCGTGGCCGCCCTGCTGGCCGTGGCCTGCGCGGTGTTCGTGCGCAGCGCCGTGCGCGACGAGGGCGCCCCTGCGGGCGCCCTCGAAACTGCTCCAGCCTGTGGCGAATCGCTCAGGCGGTGA
- a CDS encoding SCP2 sterol-binding domain-containing protein, translating to MADKHPFLSDEWMNAAKEIREEFRGKAAAPTHAVKMNQIITDVPFGEGTVNAHMDTSGGEMEMDTGHLDTADVTVTLDYETAKAIFVDGNPQAGMQAFMAGKIKVQGDMTKLMAMQQTSPDPTTLEIAGRIKDITA from the coding sequence ATGGCCGACAAGCACCCTTTCCTGAGTGACGAGTGGATGAACGCTGCCAAAGAAATCCGCGAAGAATTTCGCGGCAAGGCAGCGGCGCCGACCCACGCCGTCAAGATGAACCAGATCATCACCGACGTCCCCTTCGGCGAAGGCACCGTCAACGCCCACATGGACACCTCGGGCGGCGAGATGGAGATGGACACCGGGCACCTCGATACAGCAGATGTGACCGTCACCCTCGACTACGAGACGGCCAAGGCCATCTTCGTCGACGGCAACCCGCAGGCCGGGATGCAGGCCTTCATGGCAGGCAAGATCAAGGTGCAGGGCGACATGACCAAGCTCATGGCCATGCAGCAGACCTCGCCCGACCCCACCACCTTGGAGATCGCAGGCCGCATCAAGGACATCACCGCCTGA